One window of the Longimicrobiaceae bacterium genome contains the following:
- a CDS encoding helical backbone metal receptor, with protein sequence MTRRRLTTALGLLLAVAGCADSAAPAAERSWQVVVVDDVGREVRLPTPAERVISLLPAGTETLFALGAGETVVGRTRYDLEPHLAHLPSVGGGLDPSLEAILALKPDLVVAFETAGGSGIRPQIERLGIPVFAIRTQDTTDIYRTIERLGTLVGRDSAAAALASSIRSRLDSIAASVPRGRRPTALFVASIDPPIVAGPGTYLAELIGVAGGQLPDLGVGNRVEWPPLSVEVLLRSDPDVVLLPVGSDSVGPLERLRREPGWRELAAVREGRVAPVPADLVSRPGPGIAEIAAVLRRELQRLMEPQ encoded by the coding sequence ATGACTCGCCGCCGTCTCACGACGGCGTTGGGACTGCTGCTCGCGGTCGCCGGCTGCGCAGACTCCGCCGCACCCGCAGCGGAGCGCAGTTGGCAGGTAGTGGTGGTGGACGACGTGGGACGGGAGGTGCGCCTGCCCACGCCTGCCGAGCGGGTGATCTCCCTCCTGCCCGCCGGCACCGAGACCCTCTTCGCACTCGGCGCGGGTGAGACGGTCGTCGGGCGCACCCGCTACGACCTCGAGCCCCACCTCGCGCACCTTCCCTCCGTCGGCGGGGGCCTGGACCCGAGCCTGGAGGCCATCCTCGCCCTCAAACCTGACCTCGTGGTGGCCTTCGAGACCGCGGGGGGCTCGGGCATTCGCCCGCAGATCGAGCGGCTCGGCATCCCCGTCTTCGCAATCCGTACGCAGGACACCACCGATATCTACCGTACCATAGAGCGGCTCGGGACCCTCGTCGGGCGCGATTCGGCGGCCGCTGCCCTGGCTTCGTCGATCAGGAGCCGGCTGGATAGCATCGCTGCTTCCGTTCCCCGCGGAAGACGCCCCACCGCTCTCTTCGTCGCCTCGATCGATCCGCCCATCGTGGCCGGCCCGGGAACGTACCTGGCCGAGCTGATCGGCGTGGCGGGCGGACAGCTGCCCGACCTCGGCGTGGGAAACCGGGTCGAGTGGCCGCCGCTCTCGGTGGAGGTCCTCCTCCGTTCCGATCCCGACGTGGTGCTGCTCCCGGTGGGGTCCGATTCCGTAGGGCCGCTCGAGCGGCTGCGACGCGAACCCGGGTGGCGCGAGCTCGCGGCGGTACGAGAAGGACGGGTGGCGCCGGTCCCTGCGGACCTGGTGAGCCGCCCCGGCCCCGGCATCGCGGAGATCGCGGCGGTTCTGCGACGCGAGCTCCAGCGCCTGATGGAACCACAATGA
- a CDS encoding M14 metallopeptidase family protein — translation MPIRLLRSLALACLLVTPAANAFAQELESPPSPASVLGHRVGESGWLAEWAEIVAYFERLDAASPRLELRPIGESVRGRPMIMAVITSVENHRRLEEIRAAQARLADPRTLPLAELDRLANTQPAVVFIGASLHGNEIMGTQMAMELAHSLVTDSTLVRALDDVVVLLVPGMNPDGLDITRDWWLRTRGTEYARSPMPWLYHHYTGHDNNRDFFMVTQPETEAVTRVLYREWFPEVVYDVHQMGSDGSRFFVPPFDDPLNPNIDPLLVRLTNLVGVQMALDLSEAGKTGVSHGERYDLWWHGGARTVPARHNMVGILTEAASAQYGDPIRQNPSELSQPQRGSLYPEPWPGGEWTPRDIVEYELVAATSLVRLLARERERFVRDFARLAMRQVELGTAGDPFAFIIPAGQRDPGSAAEMLRVLRRGGVEVHRTQGELRAGGRVFPAGSHVVLMAQPYRAHAKDLLEAQSYPDLRLYPTGPPQPPYDLSGWTLPMQMGVEVVEVTEPFPTAGLSRVDSIETPPARLRGEGRYLALDPRLNATHRAVHEVLGSASGGRVVFSSAPIDAGDEEWPAGTPVVTGLPDLSRRAERWVHEWGIEAAALPELPDGRELRRLRVGLYRPWVASADEGWTRWVFERWGVPFDSLRDREVRGGGLRDRFDVIVVPDISYRDLMRGLDPARSPAAYAGGIGEEGALSLAEFVRSGGTLVLLDSSCEFAIQELRLPVRDVTQELTGNEAEQWYAPGSLLRVQWDTSHPLAAGMPDESAVFYSRSPVFEVDEGTSGVRVVGRYPPEDLLLSGYAQGEEQVAGKAALVEARLGEGRVVLFGFRPQHRAQTHETFKLLFNALYLR, via the coding sequence ATGCCGATCCGTCTTCTCCGTTCTCTGGCGCTTGCCTGCCTCCTCGTAACCCCCGCTGCCAACGCGTTTGCGCAGGAGCTGGAGTCTCCCCCGTCCCCCGCGTCCGTGCTCGGGCACAGGGTGGGGGAGAGCGGTTGGCTCGCCGAATGGGCCGAGATCGTCGCCTACTTCGAGCGGCTGGACGCGGCGTCTCCGCGCCTGGAGCTGCGTCCGATCGGGGAAAGCGTGCGTGGTCGGCCGATGATCATGGCGGTGATCACCTCGGTCGAGAACCACCGGCGCCTCGAGGAGATCCGAGCCGCACAGGCCCGCCTGGCCGATCCGCGCACGCTGCCGCTAGCCGAGCTCGACCGTCTGGCCAACACCCAGCCCGCCGTCGTGTTCATCGGCGCCTCGCTGCACGGCAACGAGATCATGGGCACCCAGATGGCCATGGAGCTCGCCCATTCGTTGGTGACGGACAGCACCCTGGTCCGCGCCCTGGACGATGTGGTCGTGCTGCTGGTGCCGGGGATGAACCCGGACGGGCTCGACATCACGCGCGACTGGTGGCTCCGCACCCGCGGAACAGAGTACGCACGATCGCCGATGCCGTGGCTGTACCACCACTACACCGGCCACGACAACAACCGCGATTTCTTCATGGTCACGCAGCCGGAGACGGAGGCGGTGACCCGCGTGCTCTACCGGGAGTGGTTTCCGGAGGTCGTCTACGACGTCCACCAGATGGGCAGCGATGGATCCCGCTTCTTCGTTCCCCCCTTCGACGACCCGCTCAATCCGAACATCGACCCGCTGCTCGTTCGGTTGACGAACCTGGTTGGTGTGCAGATGGCGCTCGACCTCTCCGAAGCGGGCAAAACCGGAGTCAGCCATGGCGAACGCTACGACCTCTGGTGGCACGGAGGAGCGCGCACCGTGCCCGCCCGCCACAACATGGTGGGGATCCTGACCGAGGCGGCCAGCGCGCAGTACGGCGATCCGATTCGTCAAAATCCCTCCGAGCTCTCCCAGCCCCAGCGCGGGTCCCTCTACCCCGAACCCTGGCCGGGAGGCGAGTGGACGCCACGCGACATCGTCGAGTACGAGCTGGTGGCGGCGACCTCGCTGGTGCGGCTGCTGGCGCGCGAACGCGAGCGCTTCGTGCGCGACTTCGCTCGCCTGGCCATGCGCCAGGTGGAGCTGGGAACGGCGGGAGATCCGTTCGCCTTCATCATCCCTGCGGGGCAGCGCGACCCCGGCTCGGCAGCGGAGATGCTGCGGGTGCTCAGGCGCGGCGGCGTGGAAGTGCACCGCACCCAGGGCGAGCTGCGGGCAGGAGGGAGGGTCTTTCCGGCGGGCTCGCACGTGGTGTTGATGGCGCAGCCCTATCGCGCTCACGCGAAGGACCTGCTCGAGGCCCAGTCCTACCCCGATCTGCGACTCTATCCCACAGGCCCCCCGCAGCCCCCATACGACCTCTCGGGCTGGACGCTCCCGATGCAGATGGGCGTGGAGGTGGTCGAGGTCACGGAACCTTTTCCCACCGCCGGCCTGAGCCGGGTGGACAGCATCGAGACCCCACCGGCAAGGCTGCGCGGTGAAGGAAGATACCTTGCTCTGGATCCACGCCTGAACGCCACCCATCGCGCGGTACACGAGGTGCTCGGCTCAGCTTCCGGTGGGAGAGTGGTGTTTTCCTCCGCGCCCATAGATGCGGGGGATGAGGAGTGGCCGGCGGGGACACCGGTCGTCACCGGGCTTCCCGACCTCTCACGGCGCGCGGAGCGATGGGTCCACGAATGGGGGATCGAGGCGGCCGCGCTTCCGGAGCTGCCCGACGGGCGTGAGCTGCGTCGGCTCAGGGTCGGTCTCTACCGCCCGTGGGTCGCCTCCGCCGATGAGGGCTGGACGCGATGGGTGTTTGAGCGCTGGGGCGTGCCCTTCGATTCATTGCGGGACCGGGAGGTGCGTGGCGGCGGGCTGCGAGACCGGTTCGACGTGATCGTGGTGCCGGATATCTCCTATCGCGACCTCATGCGGGGGCTGGATCCCGCACGCAGCCCCGCCGCCTACGCGGGTGGGATCGGCGAGGAGGGGGCATTGTCACTCGCGGAATTCGTGCGCAGCGGTGGCACGCTGGTGCTGCTCGACTCCTCCTGCGAGTTCGCCATCCAGGAGCTTCGTTTGCCGGTGCGGGACGTCACCCAGGAGCTGACGGGTAATGAGGCGGAGCAATGGTATGCGCCAGGCTCCCTGCTGCGGGTACAGTGGGACACCTCTCACCCCCTGGCCGCAGGCATGCCGGACGAGAGCGCCGTGTTCTACAGCCGGAGCCCGGTTTTCGAGGTGGACGAAGGAACATCCGGCGTGCGGGTCGTGGGGCGCTATCCGCCAGAGGACCTGCTGTTGAGCGGCTATGCCCAGGGAGAGGAGCAGGTGGCTGGGAAAGCAGCGCTGGTCGAAGCCAGGTTGGGAGAGGGGCGTGTGGTGCTCTTCGGCTTCCGGCCCCAGCATCGTGCTCAGACCCACGAGACCTTCAAGCTCCTGTTCAACGCCCTCTACCTTCGCTGA
- a CDS encoding TonB-dependent receptor has protein sequence MNTRPGLSSLLASAVLLLAGPVAAQQRPSSDSLPAYLLEAITVEARRSPAERGSLAQQVEVVTRTDLERTPARDLAGVLKRTTPIDIIEFPGLLSGVSVRGFRPQYSGLNPRTLILIDGRPAGTTNLATLDLADVERVEVLKGPASALYGSSAMGGVVNVVTRRSEGPLQGHLEGGYGTFGSYRGAVTAGGSLGERLDFDFSATTEGRRGGYRTGDARLFGGDRVTKQLADGTTTVLSEMVRDTALDYADYISYSGSLRAGFDLSTAWRLEGRADLFRGEDIENPGDLNVTAYSTRSLNDLRRTDGSLALSGELPGHSLLLRGFASREVTSYYNDPDDPTFISSRSPNRWMGFQLQDVTGIGRISLISGVDYSAARSTSEVFSAPGTPTSPYNADAEVRSTAAFAEARAPLVGEDRLVATLGGRVDRIAFEIEDATLADGSRVRGNTETHAVFNPSGGLIFRPGGGLRLHASAGRSFVTPSAFNVAGYAEASTGAKSVTVTRGNPELDPESAFTWDAGVGIQRADRGLEADVTYFRTRVRNRVAAVPVAFDDVRLTPDGDTIRAITTYANADRGEVSGLEAAFSYDFGARRGFAYSLRIFASGTRIFSARETTDGRTGDVLNVADLTLVGGVEFDDLERFYVRVSGRYVGERLDTDFTDFANPGQVRYPEFLVVDATAGWRVAGPYRLTAAVSNLTDENYYEVRGYPLPGRELRLGVQMDW, from the coding sequence ATGAACACCCGTCCGGGTCTCAGCTCTCTGCTTGCATCCGCCGTGTTGCTGCTGGCGGGACCCGTTGCCGCCCAGCAGCGACCCTCGTCCGATTCTCTCCCGGCGTATCTCCTGGAGGCCATCACGGTCGAAGCACGCCGCTCACCAGCGGAGCGCGGCTCTCTCGCGCAACAGGTGGAGGTAGTCACTCGCACCGACCTAGAACGCACGCCGGCGCGAGATCTGGCCGGGGTACTCAAGCGCACCACTCCGATCGACATCATCGAATTCCCGGGGCTGCTGTCCGGCGTATCGGTGCGGGGCTTTCGCCCACAGTATTCCGGGCTCAACCCGCGCACCCTCATCCTCATTGACGGTCGCCCGGCGGGAACCACCAACCTCGCGACACTCGACCTGGCCGACGTGGAGCGGGTTGAGGTCCTCAAGGGCCCGGCCTCCGCCCTCTACGGCTCCAGCGCCATGGGTGGGGTGGTGAACGTGGTCACCCGCCGATCGGAAGGACCGCTGCAAGGACACCTCGAAGGGGGCTACGGAACCTTCGGCAGCTATCGCGGCGCGGTGACCGCGGGCGGCAGCCTCGGCGAGCGCCTCGACTTCGACTTCTCCGCGACAACCGAGGGCCGGCGGGGGGGTTACCGCACGGGTGACGCTCGCCTTTTCGGCGGAGATCGGGTGACCAAGCAGTTAGCTGACGGAACCACCACGGTCCTCAGCGAGATGGTGCGTGACACCGCGCTCGACTACGCCGACTATATTTCGTACAGCGGAAGCCTCCGGGCTGGATTCGACCTGTCCACAGCCTGGCGACTGGAGGGGCGCGCCGACCTGTTCCGGGGAGAGGACATCGAGAATCCGGGTGACCTCAACGTGACCGCCTACAGCACCCGCTCCCTGAACGACCTGCGCAGGACGGACGGATCGCTCGCTCTCTCGGGTGAGCTGCCGGGTCACTCGCTGCTCCTGCGCGGCTTCGCGTCGCGCGAGGTCACGAGCTACTATAACGATCCGGACGACCCGACCTTCATCTCGTCGCGTTCGCCCAACCGTTGGATGGGCTTTCAGTTGCAGGACGTAACGGGGATCGGCAGGATCTCGCTGATCAGTGGGGTCGACTACTCCGCCGCCCGATCCACCTCCGAGGTGTTCAGCGCTCCCGGCACCCCGACGAGCCCGTACAATGCGGACGCGGAGGTCCGGTCCACCGCCGCGTTCGCCGAGGCACGCGCGCCGCTCGTGGGAGAGGATCGGTTGGTCGCCACCCTCGGAGGCCGCGTCGATCGCATCGCCTTCGAGATCGAAGACGCGACGCTGGCCGATGGCTCCCGCGTCCGGGGCAACACCGAGACCCATGCCGTCTTCAATCCCAGCGGGGGGCTGATTTTCCGGCCGGGAGGCGGCCTCCGCCTGCACGCAAGCGCCGGACGATCGTTCGTCACGCCCAGCGCGTTCAATGTCGCCGGGTATGCGGAGGCGTCCACCGGGGCGAAGTCGGTCACCGTCACCCGTGGGAATCCGGAGCTCGATCCGGAGAGCGCCTTCACCTGGGACGCCGGCGTCGGTATCCAGCGTGCAGACAGGGGACTGGAAGCGGATGTCACCTATTTCCGCACGCGGGTCCGAAACCGGGTCGCGGCGGTTCCCGTCGCATTCGATGATGTGAGGCTCACCCCGGACGGCGACACCATTCGGGCGATCACTACCTACGCCAACGCCGACCGCGGAGAGGTGAGCGGCCTGGAGGCGGCATTCAGCTACGATTTCGGCGCGCGGCGCGGCTTTGCATACTCGCTGCGGATCTTCGCCTCAGGAACCCGCATCTTTTCCGCGCGCGAGACCACCGACGGTCGCACCGGAGACGTCCTGAACGTCGCGGACCTCACCCTGGTGGGCGGTGTCGAGTTCGACGACCTCGAGCGCTTCTACGTACGCGTGAGCGGTCGCTATGTGGGAGAAAGGCTGGACACGGACTTCACGGATTTCGCCAATCCGGGCCAGGTTCGCTATCCCGAGTTCCTGGTAGTGGACGCCACGGCAGGCTGGAGGGTGGCGGGGCCGTACCGCCTCACCGCCGCGGTCTCCAACCTGACCGACGAGAACTATTACGAGGTGCGAGGCTACCCGCTGCCGGGTCGGGAGCTGAGGCTTGGTGTCCAGATGGATTGGTGA
- a CDS encoding TIGR01777 family oxidoreductase: MNQTQPRSQGRPVIGVTGASGFLGSALVELLSREGYRILRLVRRPPRDESEVRWDPETGELEAKALEGVAGVVHLAGETIDQRWTDQAKRRLWDSRVRGTRVLAQGLATLTAPPEVLVSGSAIGYYGADRGDEILEEESAPGTDFLAQLGVAWEEAAAPAREAGIRVVHPRFGIVLASHGGALRRMLPAFRLGVGGRLGSGRQWMSWVSLPDAVRAIHFALENRSLRGPCNVVAPEPVSNAAFTEELGRALRRPTWMVVPELALRAVYGEMAIGTILANQRVRPKRLLESGFQFLHPTLDRALHAIFHSSS; the protein is encoded by the coding sequence GTGAACCAGACCCAGCCCCGCAGCCAGGGGAGGCCGGTCATCGGGGTGACCGGCGCGAGCGGCTTTCTTGGCAGCGCGCTGGTTGAGCTGCTGAGCAGGGAAGGGTATCGGATCCTGCGCCTGGTACGACGGCCGCCTCGTGATGAGAGCGAGGTGCGTTGGGACCCTGAAACCGGCGAGCTCGAGGCAAAGGCGCTGGAAGGCGTCGCCGGGGTGGTGCATCTCGCGGGCGAGACGATCGACCAGCGCTGGACCGACCAGGCCAAGCGGCGGCTCTGGGACAGCCGCGTTCGGGGCACCCGGGTGCTCGCGCAGGGCCTGGCCACGCTGACAGCACCGCCGGAGGTGCTCGTCTCGGGGTCGGCGATCGGATATTATGGTGCCGATCGGGGCGATGAGATCCTCGAGGAGGAGAGTGCGCCCGGCACCGACTTCCTGGCCCAACTCGGCGTGGCATGGGAGGAGGCCGCCGCCCCCGCGCGAGAAGCGGGGATCCGAGTCGTCCACCCGCGCTTCGGGATCGTGCTGGCAAGCCACGGAGGCGCGCTCCGGCGGATGCTTCCCGCCTTCCGCTTGGGAGTGGGTGGGCGACTGGGGAGCGGGCGGCAGTGGATGAGCTGGGTTTCCCTCCCCGATGCCGTCCGCGCGATCCATTTCGCACTTGAGAATCGCTCGCTCCGCGGCCCCTGCAACGTCGTGGCGCCGGAACCTGTCAGCAACGCCGCGTTTACAGAGGAGTTGGGGCGTGCGCTGCGCCGCCCGACCTGGATGGTGGTACCGGAGCTAGCCCTCCGGGCCGTGTATGGCGAGATGGCCATCGGAACGATCCTCGCAAACCAGCGGGTTCGCCCGAAGCGGCTTCTCGAATCCGGTTTCCAGTTCCTGCACCCGACTCTCGATCGGGCGCTCCACGCAATCTTTCATTCCTCCAGCTGA
- a CDS encoding DUF6174 domain-containing protein: MWKHVLLIASAVAVLVVTTGCGLSATKNEDAARQELARHRSLWQSQKLQNYRYVGRRTCFCPREVVDPVVVEVRGDSVASATYQQTGEPAAARYAGLWPTLEGVFGIVEEALERDAASVQVEYDAERGYPRSITIDYVEGAVDDELRYTVEEFEPLP; the protein is encoded by the coding sequence ATGTGGAAGCACGTTTTGCTGATAGCCAGTGCCGTAGCCGTATTGGTCGTGACGACGGGTTGCGGGCTCTCGGCGACGAAGAACGAGGATGCAGCGCGGCAAGAACTCGCTCGCCATCGGAGCCTGTGGCAGTCGCAGAAGTTGCAGAACTATCGATACGTGGGCAGACGTACCTGCTTCTGCCCACGCGAGGTAGTGGATCCCGTCGTGGTTGAAGTGCGTGGGGATTCGGTCGCCTCCGCGACTTACCAGCAGACCGGCGAACCCGCCGCGGCTCGCTACGCTGGGCTCTGGCCGACGCTCGAGGGAGTCTTCGGAATCGTCGAGGAGGCGCTCGAGCGGGACGCCGCCAGCGTCCAGGTGGAGTACGATGCCGAACGGGGATATCCGCGTTCGATCACCATCGATTACGTCGAAGGAGCGGTCGACGACGAGCTCCGCTATACCGTGGAGGAGTTCGAACCCCTCCCGTGA
- a CDS encoding iron chelate uptake ABC transporter family permease subunit, whose amino-acid sequence MKPAARLLLLLAALCAAFLLAVRLGAVTLEPGEIARALTGRGDATAAAIVREIRLPRAVLAALVGAALAASGATFQALLRNPLAEPYILGVSGGAALGAVLAIVLGVAATAWGLPLAAFAGAAAAILLVLRIAVSVGRTLDTRILLLAGVVAAAFFNACILLALTFADAESFRSAVFWMMGSLSGATWGASAILALYLLPGLAVLIALARPLDLLSIGEETAAHLGVRVEQSKYLAYGVASLLTAASVAVGGVIGFAGLIVPHVVRMLWGSGHRFLIPASALLGATFLVLTDTLARTVAAPVELPIGVITAFLGVPFFLWVLKRSDARRDVGASSSHAPRSAPPTSSSNAPLRPPSSDEGSRPAAGSTAPVACEVSGLTFGYPDAPAPAVHDVALHVELGRVTCLLGPNGSGKSTLLRLLLGTLRADRGRVEILGRDLTQWPRRELARKVGVVQQHEEIAFPITARDLVALGRFPRLGHWRAEGDADRRAIARAMELCDVSTFAPRAVQTLSGGERQRVRIARALAQEPEILVLDEPTVALDIRHEMEIFELLRRLAGNGVAVLIVTHNLNLAARYADRLALLHQGSLVAAGPPTTVLTRELVEMVYQWPVRVDPHPGPGPDCGAPQVAPLSRH is encoded by the coding sequence ATGAAGCCGGCGGCGAGGCTGCTGTTGCTGCTGGCTGCGCTCTGCGCCGCCTTCCTGCTGGCGGTGCGGCTGGGGGCGGTGACGCTGGAGCCGGGTGAGATCGCACGGGCGCTCACCGGTCGTGGAGACGCGACCGCGGCTGCCATCGTCCGCGAAATCCGCCTTCCCCGGGCAGTGCTGGCGGCGCTCGTGGGGGCGGCCCTGGCCGCCAGCGGCGCGACCTTTCAGGCACTGCTCCGAAACCCCCTGGCCGAACCGTACATCCTGGGGGTTTCGGGAGGCGCGGCGCTGGGCGCGGTGCTCGCCATCGTTCTGGGTGTGGCGGCCACCGCCTGGGGGCTGCCGCTCGCGGCCTTCGCCGGGGCGGCCGCGGCGATCCTGCTGGTGCTCCGCATCGCGGTGTCGGTCGGCAGAACCCTCGACACGCGCATCCTCCTCCTGGCCGGAGTGGTCGCCGCGGCTTTCTTCAACGCCTGCATCCTGCTGGCGCTGACCTTCGCGGATGCGGAGAGCTTCCGCTCCGCGGTCTTCTGGATGATGGGGAGCCTGTCCGGCGCGACCTGGGGGGCATCCGCCATCCTGGCTCTCTACCTCCTACCTGGGTTGGCCGTGCTGATCGCCCTCGCCCGACCGCTGGACCTGCTGTCCATCGGCGAGGAGACCGCCGCGCACCTCGGGGTTCGCGTCGAGCAGAGCAAGTACCTGGCGTATGGCGTAGCCTCGCTGCTGACGGCCGCCTCAGTGGCCGTGGGAGGCGTGATCGGCTTCGCCGGACTGATCGTGCCGCACGTCGTGCGCATGCTCTGGGGGAGCGGCCATCGTTTCCTGATCCCCGCCTCGGCCCTGCTCGGAGCCACTTTCCTCGTCCTCACCGACACGTTGGCCCGCACGGTTGCCGCCCCGGTCGAGCTTCCCATCGGGGTGATCACCGCCTTCCTGGGAGTGCCGTTCTTCCTCTGGGTGCTGAAGCGCTCGGATGCGCGGCGGGATGTGGGCGCGAGCTCGTCGCATGCTCCACGCTCCGCGCCCCCCACCTCCTCGTCCAACGCTCCTCTGCGGCCGCCGTCCAGCGACGAGGGCAGCCGTCCCGCCGCGGGATCCACCGCGCCGGTCGCCTGCGAGGTGTCGGGTCTCACCTTTGGCTATCCCGACGCGCCGGCCCCTGCAGTGCACGACGTGGCGCTGCACGTCGAGCTCGGCCGCGTTACCTGCCTGCTGGGACCGAACGGATCGGGCAAATCGACCTTACTGCGCCTGCTGCTGGGCACCCTGCGCGCCGATAGGGGTCGGGTGGAGATCCTGGGCCGCGACCTCACCCAGTGGCCGCGGCGGGAACTGGCGCGGAAAGTCGGGGTGGTCCAGCAGCACGAGGAGATCGCCTTCCCCATCACCGCGCGGGACCTGGTCGCGCTCGGCCGCTTTCCACGCCTGGGGCACTGGCGTGCGGAGGGAGACGCGGATCGCCGCGCCATTGCCCGGGCGATGGAGCTCTGTGACGTGAGCACGTTCGCTCCGCGTGCGGTCCAGACGCTCTCGGGAGGAGAGCGTCAGCGCGTGCGTATCGCCCGCGCACTGGCGCAGGAGCCCGAGATCCTCGTTCTCGACGAGCCGACGGTCGCACTCGACATCCGGCACGAGATGGAGATCTTCGAGCTCCTTCGCCGCCTTGCCGGGAACGGGGTCGCCGTCCTGATCGTCACCCACAACCTCAACCTCGCCGCGCGCTACGCAGATCGGCTGGCCCTGCTGCACCAGGGGTCGCTGGTCGCGGCCGGACCGCCGACCACCGTTCTCACCCGCGAGCTGGTCGAGATGGTCTACCAGTGGCCGGTGCGGGTCGATCCCCATCCCGGCCCGGGCCCCGATTGCGGCGCGCCGCAGGTGGCGCCCCTCTCCCGGCACTGA
- a CDS encoding glucose-1-phosphate adenylyltransferase yields the protein MTECAFRPTPTFSPDMNDTLAVILGGGAGTRLFPLTVDRAKPAVPLAGKYRLVDVPISNCINSELYRIFVLTQYNSASLNNHIARSYVFDRVRGGFVTLLAAEQTASSELWYQGTADAVRRSIPHITNFPHRYVIILSGDQLYRMDYRNILEHHKQTEAEITIAVTPVRAEEAPGFGILKTDDTHRITEFYEKPRIDDLAGKESPVSEELREAGRIYLASMGIYVFNTEALQEELDANPEDHDFGKQIIPGAIHSRRVYAYPFTEYWNDIGTVRSFFETNIMLAQPQPEFNLYDANMPLYTNERMLPPVKISNSRIEHAIIGEGAVIVDSDISDSVIGLRTYIAGGTRIRRTVTLGSDYYPWQDPSERNPVQGPIRPGIGEGSVIEEAIVDRNASVGRGCVITNQQRIQEGEGPGFYIRDGIVVILKNAEIPDGTVI from the coding sequence TTGACCGAGTGCGCGTTCCGCCCAACTCCCACCTTCTCCCCGGACATGAACGACACGCTGGCGGTCATCCTCGGCGGCGGAGCCGGCACCCGGCTCTTCCCGCTCACCGTTGATCGTGCCAAACCGGCCGTCCCTCTGGCCGGCAAATACCGGTTGGTAGACGTGCCCATCTCCAACTGCATCAACTCGGAGCTGTACCGCATATTCGTTCTTACGCAGTACAACTCCGCGAGCCTGAACAATCACATCGCGCGCTCCTACGTCTTCGACCGGGTACGCGGTGGCTTCGTCACCCTGCTCGCCGCCGAGCAGACGGCGTCGTCCGAGCTCTGGTACCAGGGCACTGCCGACGCCGTCCGGCGCTCCATCCCCCATATCACCAACTTCCCGCATCGCTACGTCATCATTCTCTCCGGCGACCAGCTCTATCGGATGGACTATCGCAACATTCTGGAGCATCACAAGCAGACGGAAGCGGAGATCACGATCGCGGTGACTCCGGTTCGCGCCGAAGAGGCCCCCGGCTTCGGGATCTTGAAGACGGACGACACGCACCGCATCACCGAGTTCTACGAAAAGCCCAGGATCGATGACCTGGCGGGCAAGGAGAGCCCGGTCAGCGAAGAGCTGCGGGAGGCTGGACGGATCTACCTGGCCTCGATGGGCATCTATGTCTTCAACACGGAAGCGCTGCAGGAGGAGCTGGACGCCAATCCGGAGGATCACGATTTCGGTAAGCAGATCATCCCCGGGGCGATCCATTCCAGGAGGGTCTACGCCTACCCGTTCACCGAGTACTGGAACGACATCGGAACGGTGCGCTCGTTCTTCGAGACGAACATCATGCTGGCGCAGCCCCAGCCGGAGTTCAACCTGTACGACGCCAACATGCCGCTCTACACCAACGAGCGCATGCTCCCGCCGGTGAAGATCAGCAACTCCCGCATCGAGCACGCGATCATCGGCGAGGGGGCGGTGATCGTCGACAGCGACATCTCCGACTCGGTGATCGGGCTGCGCACCTACATCGCCGGAGGCACCCGCATCCGCCGCACGGTCACGCTGGGGTCCGACTACTATCCCTGGCAGGATCCATCCGAGCGCAACCCTGTCCAGGGACCCATTCGCCCGGGAATCGGCGAGGGATCGGTGATCGAGGAGGCGATCGTGGACCGCAACGCGTCGGTGGGCCGCGGCTGCGTCATCACCAACCAGCAGCGAATCCAGGAGGGAGAGGGCCCCGGCTTCTACATCCGCGACGGGATCGTGGTGATCCTCAAGAACGCGGAGATCCCGGACGGGACCGTCATCTGA